In Selenomonas sp. TAMA-11512, a genomic segment contains:
- a CDS encoding precorrin-8X methylmutase has product MDFIKQPMEIENRSMEIIAPHLDGLHLNEEAVKVYSRIIHASGDVEYAPIIRMHPDVIVSMQQAFKRGANIYTDVEMVRTGINKKKLASFGGEVFCRVADEEIAEIAKKAGITRSMAAMRAFGKALDGAVVAIGNAPTALFEVLRLVEEEGIRPAAIVGIPVGFVGAADSKELLAKNTKVPYITVEGTKGGSPIAAAAVNAVMYLLDNTR; this is encoded by the coding sequence ATGGACTTTATTAAGCAGCCGATGGAGATCGAGAACCGCAGCATGGAGATCATCGCACCGCACTTGGACGGACTTCATTTAAATGAAGAGGCAGTGAAAGTGTATTCACGTATTATCCACGCCTCAGGGGATGTGGAGTACGCGCCGATCATTCGGATGCACCCGGATGTGATTGTGTCGATGCAGCAGGCATTTAAACGCGGCGCAAATATATACACGGATGTCGAGATGGTCAGGACGGGCATCAATAAGAAGAAGCTCGCCTCGTTTGGCGGCGAGGTTTTTTGTCGTGTGGCGGACGAGGAGATCGCGGAGATTGCCAAGAAGGCGGGTATCACGCGCTCTATGGCGGCGATGCGTGCCTTCGGAAAAGCACTGGACGGCGCGGTTGTCGCGATCGGCAATGCGCCTACGGCACTTTTTGAGGTGCTGCGCCTCGTCGAGGAGGAAGGTATTCGCCCGGCGGCGATTGTCGGCATCCCGGTCGGCTTCGTCGGCGCGGCGGACTCAAAAGAGCTCCTGGCGAAGAATACGAAGGTGCCGTATATCACGGTTGAAGGGACGAAGGGCGGCAGTCCGATTGCTGCCGCGGCAGTCAATGCTGTAATGTATCTGCTGGACAATACGAGATGA
- the cobK gene encoding precorrin-6A reductase, producing the protein MIFVAAGTQDGRELAGAILEAGYEVTASVVSRYGKSLLEAYPKMRINDEPLDRDALEAYLEEHAIKCFVDASHPYAENVSQNAMEACRALCVPYIRYERAETPIVYERLHRVTSYEEAAEAAASLGEHIFLTTGSRRLHIFKSSEALRDKCLTIRVLPDSRVLKECEELGFTPKEIIAMQGPFSEELNIELYRKYNADVVVTKNSGAVGGTDTKISAAMALQVPIVLIDRPHIAYDRLAEDFEGVLTFLKEVTNGLY; encoded by the coding sequence ATGATCTTTGTGGCAGCCGGCACGCAGGACGGCAGAGAGCTTGCGGGCGCCATCCTGGAGGCGGGGTATGAAGTTACGGCATCCGTGGTGAGCCGATATGGGAAGTCACTGCTGGAAGCCTATCCGAAGATGCGGATCAATGATGAGCCGTTGGATAGAGATGCGCTGGAGGCGTATTTAGAGGAGCATGCGATCAAGTGCTTTGTCGATGCAAGTCATCCCTATGCGGAAAATGTCTCGCAAAATGCAATGGAGGCTTGTCGAGCGCTTTGTGTGCCTTACATTCGCTATGAGCGCGCGGAGACACCGATCGTCTATGAGAGACTGCATCGCGTGACAAGCTACGAGGAAGCGGCTGAAGCAGCCGCTTCACTCGGAGAACATATTTTCTTGACGACGGGGAGCCGTCGCCTGCACATCTTTAAGAGCTCCGAGGCGCTCCGGGATAAGTGTCTGACAATACGTGTCCTGCCGGACAGCCGGGTGCTCAAGGAATGTGAGGAGCTGGGCTTTACACCGAAAGAAATCATAGCCATGCAGGGGCCCTTTTCGGAAGAGCTTAACATAGAGCTGTATCGAAAATACAACGCGGATGTCGTCGTCACGAAGAACAGCGGCGCCGTTGGAGGCACGGATACGAAGATTTCGGCGGCGATGGCGCTTCAGGTGCCCATCGTGCTGATCGATCGTCCGCACATCGCCTACGATCGCCTTGCCGAGGATTTTGAAGGAGTACTGACATTTTTGAAAGAGGTAACGAATGGACTTTATTAA
- the cobJ gene encoding precorrin-3B C(17)-methyltransferase encodes MAKLTVVGIGPGALMDMTPRAREAIERADCIAGYTTYIKLIETLLADKEVIGTGMMQEIDRCRMAVEKAKEGAETVVVSSGDAGVYGMAGLILELLLQEPEECRPVYGGTIPGVSAVNAAAAALGAPLMHDFAVISLSDLMTPWELIKKRADMAAQGDFVIALYNPKSKKRVTHIEEIREILLKYKSPDTPVGIVSAATRPDEVKVISTLRDFTGEDIDMFSLVIIGSSKTYVKDGYMLTPRGYAL; translated from the coding sequence ATGGCGAAATTAACGGTAGTAGGCATCGGCCCGGGAGCTCTCATGGATATGACCCCCCGCGCGAGAGAAGCAATCGAGCGTGCGGACTGCATTGCGGGATACACGACATATATCAAGCTCATAGAGACGCTTTTGGCCGATAAAGAGGTCATCGGCACGGGAATGATGCAGGAGATTGACCGCTGCAGGATGGCCGTCGAGAAAGCGAAAGAGGGGGCGGAGACAGTCGTCGTTTCGAGCGGTGACGCGGGTGTCTACGGCATGGCAGGGCTCATTCTTGAGCTCTTGCTGCAGGAGCCGGAGGAGTGTCGTCCCGTCTATGGAGGCACGATCCCCGGCGTATCAGCGGTCAATGCGGCGGCTGCAGCACTGGGAGCGCCTCTGATGCATGATTTTGCGGTCATCAGTCTGAGCGATCTCATGACCCCGTGGGAGCTTATCAAGAAGCGTGCCGATATGGCGGCGCAGGGAGATTTTGTCATTGCCCTCTACAATCCGAAGAGCAAAAAGCGTGTAACGCACATTGAAGAAATCCGCGAGATTTTGCTGAAATATAAGTCGCCGGATACGCCGGTGGGGATTGTCAGCGCGGCGACACGCCCCGACGAGGTGAAGGTGATATCGACGCTGCGGGACTTTACGGGTGAGGACATCGATATGTTTTCGCTCGTCATCATCGGCAGCAGCAAGACCTACGTCAAAGACGGCTATATGCTGACGCCCCGAGGGTATGCTCTATGA
- a CDS encoding cobalamin biosynthesis protein has product MRVAVFAITAAGYKQARRLREVLDGADIYVKEDLAEADIAETDVEKQRIIITGKTKMAEAEATNTFAELGPTLQSAFASYDALICIMATGIVVRLLAPVIKDKLTDPAVLVMDETGRFVISLLSGHVGGANRLAEQIAEKLHATPVITTATDREGVQAPDAFAGQLALHPWPKEQIQMINMALLQGKEVHYLINKSMKTAEWTYKALERMGIQAGFAFPEAVHSFPGNIVYITDDAVYNTRVLNLLPRRLVAGVGCRAGTLAPEIIGALKAATKKLDLSVRHISMVATTVVKRNEEGLLEAAKRMGVEIDFHENIALAYQIKKYSLEESQFVKMTIGVGNVAEAAAYASVESGIRALPKTKYNNVTVALLWER; this is encoded by the coding sequence ATGAGAGTCGCGGTATTTGCCATCACGGCGGCCGGGTACAAGCAGGCAAGGCGGCTTCGTGAGGTACTTGACGGAGCGGATATCTATGTCAAGGAGGACCTTGCCGAGGCGGATATTGCGGAGACAGACGTCGAGAAGCAACGAATCATTATTACCGGAAAAACCAAGATGGCAGAAGCCGAGGCAACGAATACCTTTGCGGAGCTGGGGCCGACATTGCAATCGGCGTTTGCCTCCTATGACGCGCTCATCTGCATTATGGCGACGGGAATCGTCGTACGTCTCCTAGCGCCTGTCATCAAGGATAAGCTCACCGATCCCGCGGTTCTCGTCATGGATGAAACGGGGCGTTTCGTTATCAGCCTGCTGTCGGGGCATGTCGGCGGCGCGAATCGGCTCGCGGAGCAGATTGCCGAGAAGCTGCACGCGACACCTGTCATTACAACGGCTACGGATCGCGAGGGTGTGCAGGCTCCCGACGCGTTTGCCGGGCAGCTTGCCCTGCATCCATGGCCGAAGGAGCAGATACAGATGATCAATATGGCGCTCCTGCAGGGAAAAGAGGTTCATTACCTGATCAACAAGTCCATGAAGACGGCGGAGTGGACTTATAAGGCATTGGAGCGCATGGGGATTCAGGCTGGCTTCGCGTTTCCGGAGGCGGTGCATTCCTTCCCCGGAAATATTGTCTACATCACAGATGACGCGGTCTATAACACGCGTGTCCTCAATCTCCTGCCGCGTCGCTTGGTTGCGGGTGTCGGATGCCGTGCAGGCACATTGGCGCCGGAGATCATCGGGGCATTGAAGGCCGCGACGAAAAAGCTTGACTTGTCGGTACGTCACATTTCGATGGTGGCAACCACGGTTGTCAAGCGCAACGAAGAAGGCCTTTTGGAGGCGGCGAAGCGCATGGGAGTCGAAATTGATTTCCATGAGAACATCGCGCTCGCGTATCAGATAAAGAAGTACAGCCTTGAGGAGTCACAATTTGTCAAGATGACGATCGGCGTCGGCAATGTCGCCGAGGCGGCGGCTTACGCATCGGTGGAGTCCGGTATCCGCGCGCTTCCGAAGACGAAGTATAACAATGTGACGGTGGCACTTCTCTGGGAAAGATAG
- the cobM gene encoding precorrin-4 C(11)-methyltransferase encodes MQVHIVGAGPGDPELITRKGARLLEEADVIIYAGSLVNPALLTMAKTGAEIHNSASMTLPEVIAVIEQAVQADKSVVRLHTGDPAIYGAIQEQMDALDKKGIRYEVVPGVSSFLATAAALKQEYTLPGISQTVIITRNEGRTPVPEREKLRALAAHQATMCIFLSISMLDEVVRELIAGGYPETTPIAIVQRASWPEEKIVRATLQTIVEEIADKDIDRTAMIVVSHCLGADYELSRLYAPEFSHGFREGNQG; translated from the coding sequence ATACAAGTACACATTGTCGGTGCCGGACCGGGCGACCCGGAGCTCATCACACGTAAGGGCGCACGTCTCTTAGAGGAGGCGGATGTCATCATCTATGCGGGATCGCTCGTCAATCCCGCACTGCTCACGATGGCAAAGACGGGGGCAGAGATTCATAATTCGGCATCAATGACGCTCCCGGAGGTCATCGCGGTCATCGAACAGGCGGTGCAGGCAGACAAGTCAGTCGTTCGCCTGCATACGGGCGATCCCGCCATTTACGGGGCCATACAGGAGCAGATGGATGCGCTCGATAAAAAGGGGATTCGCTACGAGGTTGTTCCCGGTGTCAGCTCATTTTTGGCTACGGCGGCCGCGCTGAAGCAGGAGTATACGCTCCCAGGGATATCACAGACGGTCATCATCACGCGAAATGAGGGACGCACGCCTGTGCCGGAGCGGGAAAAGCTGCGCGCACTGGCTGCCCATCAGGCGACGATGTGCATTTTTCTGTCGATTTCGATGCTGGATGAGGTCGTTCGTGAGCTCATCGCAGGCGGGTATCCGGAGACAACGCCGATTGCCATTGTGCAGAGGGCTTCTTGGCCGGAGGAAAAAATTGTGCGTGCGACCCTGCAGACGATTGTTGAGGAAATCGCGGATAAAGATATTGATCGTACGGCGATGATTGTCGTCAGCCATTGTCTCGGCGCGGATTATGAGCTGTCCAGACTCTACGCGCCGGAGTTCAGTCATGGCTTCAGAGAGGGAAATCAGGGATGA
- the cbiT gene encoding precorrin-6Y C5,15-methyltransferase (decarboxylating) subunit CbiT, protein MKHFPGIEDDEFIRGKVPMTKKEVRILALSAARIDTYDLVCDIGAGTGSLSIEAALLAEKGMVYAIERNPEAIKLLRENKEKFEVMNLAVIQNEAPKGMEKLPERLDAALVGGSGKELPAILADLAARIKPGGRIVLTCITVQTLMETIEFFRAREDFTYTAAEVQVTQLKQVGRYDMKAAQNPITIVTAVKDEEAAPETDREDAEA, encoded by the coding sequence ATGAAGCATTTTCCGGGAATAGAGGACGATGAATTCATACGGGGCAAGGTGCCTATGACGAAGAAGGAGGTTCGTATCCTCGCTCTTTCGGCGGCGCGTATCGATACGTATGATCTCGTCTGTGACATCGGCGCCGGAACGGGCTCTCTCTCCATCGAGGCAGCACTCTTGGCGGAGAAGGGGATGGTCTATGCCATCGAGCGCAATCCGGAGGCAATCAAGCTGCTTCGAGAGAACAAGGAAAAATTCGAGGTGATGAACCTCGCGGTCATTCAGAATGAGGCGCCAAAGGGCATGGAGAAGCTGCCCGAGCGCCTGGACGCGGCGCTCGTCGGCGGGAGCGGAAAGGAATTGCCGGCGATTCTCGCAGATCTGGCCGCTCGAATCAAGCCGGGTGGGCGTATTGTGCTGACCTGTATTACGGTGCAGACATTGATGGAGACAATAGAGTTTTTCCGTGCGCGTGAGGATTTCACGTATACAGCGGCCGAAGTACAGGTGACACAGCTCAAGCAGGTAGGACGCTATGATATGAAGGCGGCGCAAAACCCTATTACAATCGTAACGGCAGTCAAAGATGAAGAAGCGGCGCCGGAGACGGACAGAGAGGATGCAGAGGCGTGA
- the cbiE gene encoding precorrin-6y C5,15-methyltransferase (decarboxylating) subunit CbiE: MEQKKKDSNRDAYPILVVGIGPGSKDYVLPAALRAIASADILVGGRRALADYAREEQEQIVIGADIEAVLHGIDEARQRARVVVLVSGDPGYFSLLDALKRRFLDEPIEVIPGISSLQMAFSRLAIPWHEAKFLSFHGRTPSDAVLAYEEGAVLGLLTDAKQNSKTIPEKLLSLGWKREAKLYILSRLSYEDESIIETTLGEAVELPAVSHGILVVCA, translated from the coding sequence TTGGAGCAAAAGAAAAAGGACAGCAACAGGGATGCATATCCTATCCTTGTAGTCGGCATTGGACCGGGAAGCAAGGATTATGTTCTGCCGGCGGCACTTCGCGCCATTGCGTCCGCAGATATACTTGTCGGAGGACGTCGAGCTCTTGCCGATTATGCTCGGGAGGAGCAGGAGCAGATTGTCATCGGAGCCGATATTGAAGCGGTGCTGCATGGTATTGATGAGGCGCGTCAGCGGGCGCGTGTCGTTGTCTTGGTATCGGGCGATCCCGGCTACTTTTCGCTCTTGGACGCCTTGAAGCGACGCTTTCTTGATGAGCCCATCGAGGTCATTCCGGGTATCAGCTCTTTGCAGATGGCCTTTTCCAGACTGGCGATTCCTTGGCATGAAGCCAAATTTCTGTCTTTTCACGGCCGGACACCGTCGGATGCAGTTCTTGCCTACGAGGAAGGAGCTGTCTTAGGGCTCCTGACGGACGCAAAGCAAAATTCGAAAACCATTCCCGAGAAGCTCCTTTCGTTGGGATGGAAGCGGGAGGCAAAGCTCTATATACTATCGAGACTGTCCTATGAAGATGAATCGATCATTGAGACAACGCTTGGTGAAGCGGTGGAGCTTCCCGCTGTTTCACATGGAATATTGGTGGTGTGTGCATGA
- the cbiD gene encoding cobalt-precorrin-5B (C(1))-methyltransferase CbiD, which translates to MAKVLRGGYTTGACAAAGVKAALLYLKGEWDADHTLPIEVRALDGTRLSIPIQSLQLTEKGVIAEVIKDAGDDPDITNGVSVFTEVVLREDGEGIRYFAGEGIGYVTKPGLSVAVGEPSINPGPRELIANMVKEVLGEKADVDVTISIPAGVELSKKTLNPTLGIVGGISVIGTTGVLRPMSEEGFKNSLVLQIDMAKAAGYKSLIFVPGKIGERVAVSFGLPEEALVQTSNFIGFMLEAAADRDIESVLLLGHIGKLAKVAAGSFYTHNRMADGRLEAIAAYAAAEGLPAAEVKKILAAATTEEALPVIEAQHLTYVYDILSERASERAKRYLFGTMRVGTLMTTLQGTVLGADREAKEIGKALGWNLKF; encoded by the coding sequence ATGGCAAAGGTGCTGCGGGGCGGTTATACAACGGGTGCGTGCGCGGCGGCAGGCGTGAAGGCGGCGCTCCTATATCTCAAGGGAGAATGGGATGCGGATCATACATTGCCGATAGAGGTTCGGGCACTGGACGGCACGCGGCTCTCTATTCCTATTCAATCCCTTCAATTGACGGAGAAGGGTGTTATCGCTGAGGTCATCAAGGATGCGGGCGATGATCCGGACATCACGAATGGTGTATCGGTCTTTACGGAGGTCGTCCTGCGTGAGGATGGGGAAGGTATACGTTACTTCGCGGGAGAGGGCATCGGCTATGTGACGAAGCCGGGGCTTTCGGTCGCTGTTGGTGAACCGTCAATCAATCCGGGGCCTCGAGAGCTCATTGCGAATATGGTGAAAGAGGTCTTGGGGGAAAAGGCGGACGTCGATGTCACGATCTCCATCCCTGCCGGTGTAGAACTCTCTAAGAAAACACTCAACCCGACATTGGGCATTGTGGGAGGCATATCCGTCATCGGTACGACAGGCGTACTGCGTCCGATGTCGGAGGAAGGGTTCAAAAATTCTTTGGTACTGCAGATTGATATGGCAAAGGCTGCAGGGTACAAGTCTCTCATCTTTGTCCCCGGGAAGATCGGCGAGCGCGTGGCAGTCTCCTTTGGACTTCCGGAGGAAGCGCTCGTTCAGACGAGCAATTTTATTGGTTTTATGCTTGAGGCGGCAGCGGATCGGGATATCGAGAGCGTGCTGCTCCTGGGGCATATCGGCAAACTTGCCAAGGTCGCCGCAGGTTCTTTTTACACGCATAACCGCATGGCGGACGGTCGTCTTGAGGCGATTGCCGCTTACGCCGCGGCGGAAGGGCTGCCGGCAGCGGAGGTCAAAAAAATTCTTGCCGCCGCGACAACGGAAGAGGCTCTGCCCGTTATAGAGGCGCAGCATCTCACATATGTCTATGATATCTTATCTGAGCGGGCCTCGGAGCGCGCGAAGCGATATCTCTTCGGCACCATGCGGGTCGGTACGCTGATGACGACGCTGCAGGGGACGGTGCTCGGTGCGGATAGAGAGGCAAAAGAAATAGGAAAAGCGCTGGGATGGAACTTGAAGTTTTAG
- a CDS encoding DDE-type integrase/transposase/recombinase, with product MKSITQDLKYYQAILSYADKHGVTKAAIKYRTYRQFIYRLRNRYDGTLESLAPKSRRPHHHPNEHADEEIALIRRMRKRHTNTGLVRFWVCLRKKGYTRSIAGLYRCMRRLGLQTVKPKKPAYKPKPYKQATFPGEKVQIDVKVVPSACIVGDAKEQGEKMYQYTAIDECTRFRFIAAFKEQSTYSSMRFLQQLIQRFPFKIHKVQTDNGVEFTKRFQAADEENLTLFERELKRLGIAHQKIRPYTPRHNGKVERSHRKDNEEFYATHTFYSFEDFKVQLARRNREYNNFPMRPLGWKSPREALSLLLSCVTYD from the coding sequence ATGAAGAGCATAACACAGGACCTCAAGTATTATCAAGCGATTCTTTCCTACGCAGATAAGCACGGCGTCACAAAGGCTGCCATCAAGTACCGTACCTATCGCCAATTCATCTACCGACTGCGCAACCGCTACGATGGTACTTTGGAATCCCTTGCCCCTAAGTCTCGTCGTCCACATCATCATCCCAACGAGCACGCAGACGAGGAGATCGCTCTCATTCGTCGGATGCGCAAACGTCACACCAATACAGGTCTTGTCCGCTTCTGGGTGTGCCTACGCAAAAAGGGCTATACTCGATCCATCGCAGGTCTTTACCGCTGCATGAGACGCCTCGGGCTCCAAACGGTCAAACCCAAGAAGCCCGCATATAAACCAAAACCCTATAAGCAGGCAACCTTCCCCGGAGAAAAGGTACAGATTGATGTCAAAGTCGTTCCCTCTGCCTGCATTGTTGGAGATGCAAAGGAACAGGGCGAGAAAATGTACCAATATACAGCCATTGATGAATGTACGCGTTTCCGCTTTATCGCAGCATTTAAGGAGCAATCCACCTACTCGTCCATGCGCTTCCTGCAGCAGCTGATCCAACGTTTCCCGTTCAAGATACACAAGGTACAAACGGATAATGGAGTGGAATTTACGAAGCGTTTCCAAGCGGCAGATGAGGAAAATCTGACGCTGTTTGAAAGAGAACTGAAGCGCCTTGGCATTGCGCATCAGAAGATTCGCCCCTATACCCCGAGACATAACGGTAAGGTAGAGCGTTCACATCGAAAGGACAACGAGGAGTTTTACGCCACGCATACGTTTTATTCGTTTGAGGATTTCAAGGTGCAGCTTGCCCGACGCAACAGGGAGTATAACAACTTCCCTATGCGTCCCCTCGGATGGAAGTCTCCTCGTGAGGCGCTTTCTCTGCTCCTCTCTTGTGTAACATATGATTGA
- the rpmB gene encoding 50S ribosomal protein L28: MASVCEVCAKGEMSGMNVSHSHLKTKRKWKPNIQRVRAVVAGETKHINVCTRCLRSGKVERAI, from the coding sequence ATGGCAAGTGTTTGCGAAGTCTGCGCAAAGGGTGAAATGTCCGGCATGAATGTCAGCCACTCCCACCTCAAGACAAAGCGCAAGTGGAAACCGAACATTCAGCGCGTTCGTGCTGTTGTTGCCGGTGAAACAAAGCATATCAATGTATGCACTCGTTGCCTGCGTTCCGGCAAGGTTGAGCGTGCCATCTGA
- a CDS encoding cupin domain-containing protein, which produces MSVLKNIAEKEVLRFADQIAYADGQVVSKTLVQNQGIGLTLFAFAKGEGISTHESKGDAIVQVLDGKGEVTIDDEKFILETGQAIVMPANHPHAVYGIENFKMLLTVAFPA; this is translated from the coding sequence ATGTCCGTCTTGAAGAATATAGCCGAAAAAGAAGTGCTGCGCTTTGCAGATCAGATTGCTTACGCGGATGGCCAGGTCGTCTCAAAGACACTGGTTCAGAATCAGGGGATTGGGCTGACGCTGTTTGCCTTTGCAAAAGGAGAGGGAATCAGCACACACGAGTCCAAAGGGGATGCCATCGTTCAGGTCCTCGACGGAAAGGGCGAGGTCACAATCGACGATGAGAAGTTCATCCTTGAGACAGGGCAGGCCATCGTCATGCCGGCAAATCATCCGCACGCAGTCTATGGGATTGAAAACTTTAAGATGCTCTTGACGGTTGCCTTCCCGGCATAG
- a CDS encoding Asp23/Gls24 family envelope stress response protein — translation MDVIALVGPSGTGKSHRALLVAHAHQADAIIDDGLLIQDGKIIAGTSAKTEPSKIMAVRRAIFTPPGHAEEVRKAIAKHKPHRILILGTSENMVHKIARILELPTIEQIIRIEDIATQREMQKAQFARLKQGKHIIPVPTIELKPHASGLLIDPIQTFFKRGRSHRRKLGEKSIVRPAFSYYGKLLIDDAAVKMIVRRVAKEKKYVSEIGAISVKHLLKGDENYGLSISCEVVLTYGAHIPTLIKEAQEKVRETVEYMTGMNVREVNIAVKGLYVEA, via the coding sequence ATGGATGTGATTGCGCTTGTCGGACCTTCCGGCACCGGCAAAAGCCACCGTGCTCTTTTGGTTGCGCATGCGCATCAAGCAGATGCCATCATTGATGACGGGCTTTTGATTCAAGATGGGAAAATCATTGCCGGGACATCCGCGAAGACAGAGCCAAGTAAGATTATGGCCGTGCGCCGCGCCATCTTTACACCTCCGGGACATGCGGAAGAAGTGCGGAAGGCGATTGCGAAGCACAAGCCGCATCGTATCTTGATACTCGGTACGAGCGAGAATATGGTTCACAAAATTGCTCGTATTTTGGAGCTGCCCACGATTGAGCAAATCATTCGCATTGAAGACATAGCGACGCAGCGCGAGATGCAGAAAGCGCAATTTGCCCGTCTTAAACAGGGCAAACACATTATTCCCGTGCCCACGATTGAGCTGAAGCCGCATGCTTCAGGGCTGCTGATCGATCCCATACAGACCTTCTTCAAGCGCGGACGCTCCCATAGACGCAAGCTCGGTGAGAAGTCGATTGTTCGGCCGGCGTTCAGCTATTACGGCAAACTTCTCATTGATGACGCGGCGGTCAAGATGATTGTACGCCGTGTAGCGAAAGAAAAGAAGTATGTCTCGGAAATCGGAGCGATCTCCGTCAAGCACCTGTTAAAAGGCGACGAGAACTACGGCCTGTCCATCAGCTGCGAGGTCGTTCTGACGTACGGCGCGCATATCCCTACGCTCATTAAAGAAGCGCAGGAAAAGGTGCGAGAGACCGTCGAATATATGACGGGCATGAATGTACGAGAGGTCAATATCGCCGTGAAAGGACTCTATGTAGAAGCCTGA
- a CDS encoding PHP domain-containing protein: MHTTFSDGTMTPEEIIALAREKKLRYIAITDHDTVEGITYLYEEGLYPTKGIGIIPGIEFSAENPNHEVHILGYNIDIYQRELNDRLNDVGEARWTRFAQIIEKLKTIGYPISETEVLQIAGDSRSISRSHIARVLVSKGFFPTVSEAYDTLLTRGKEAYVSHYRLSVEEVLRLIHNAGGISVLAHPKLIGDDSLVESLLRKGFDGIEAYYPKHSEEDTNRYLQLAEKHGLLVTGGSDFHGANNPRYPGDLGLFVIDDKIGEELYRPIKGHTYA; the protein is encoded by the coding sequence ATGCACACCACGTTTTCAGATGGGACGATGACGCCGGAAGAGATTATAGCCCTGGCGCGAGAGAAAAAGCTGCGGTATATCGCCATTACGGATCACGATACCGTGGAAGGCATTACGTATCTCTACGAAGAAGGACTTTATCCGACGAAGGGCATCGGCATCATTCCGGGGATTGAGTTCAGCGCTGAGAATCCTAATCATGAGGTGCACATTCTTGGCTATAACATCGATATCTATCAGCGTGAGCTCAACGATCGGTTAAACGATGTTGGTGAAGCACGCTGGACGCGGTTTGCACAGATCATTGAAAAGCTGAAAACGATCGGTTATCCCATCAGCGAGACGGAGGTCTTGCAGATTGCCGGCGACAGCCGTTCCATCAGCCGTTCGCACATTGCCCGCGTGCTCGTCAGCAAAGGCTTCTTTCCGACGGTCAGTGAGGCGTATGACACATTGCTCACGAGAGGGAAGGAGGCGTATGTTTCCCATTACCGACTCTCCGTTGAGGAGGTTTTGCGTCTGATTCACAACGCGGGCGGAATCTCTGTCCTTGCACATCCGAAGCTGATTGGCGATGATTCGCTTGTTGAAAGCTTGCTGCGAAAAGGATTCGACGGCATAGAGGCGTACTATCCGAAGCACAGTGAGGAAGATACGAATCGATACCTGCAGTTAGCGGAAAAACACGGTCTTCTTGTGACCGGCGGATCGGATTTTCATGGGGCTAATAATCCCAGATACCCCGGAGATCTCGGTCTGTTTGTCATAGATGACAAAATCGGAGAGGAGCTGTATCGCCCTATTAAGGGGCATACGTACGCTTGA
- a CDS encoding stage V sporulation protein S, with protein sequence MEILKVSAKSNPHSVAGALSAVMRNAGEAELQAIGAGATNQAVKSIAIAKGFLAPEDIDIYCVPSFAEIEINGEERTAIRLVVQKK encoded by the coding sequence ATGGAAATTTTGAAAGTGTCCGCGAAGTCGAACCCTCATAGCGTTGCAGGCGCATTGTCCGCTGTTATGCGCAATGCCGGTGAAGCGGAGCTGCAGGCTATCGGCGCCGGCGCCACGAATCAAGCGGTGAAGTCGATAGCCATTGCGAAGGGATTCCTGGCACCTGAGGATATTGATATCTACTGCGTGCCCTCCTTTGCCGAAATTGAAATCAATGGCGAGGAGCGCACAGCAATCCGCCTTGTTGTCCAAAAGAAATAA